The DNA region CGGCAGCACGCGCCCCACCCGCACCCCGCCGAGATCGCGCGTGCGCGGGACCAGCACCGTCTCGATCGCCGGCCCGGGCCGGGCCCCCTCCGCCGCATCTTCACGCATGGTCATCGTCTCCGGCCCGGGCGCCCCGGTCCCGGAATCCCCGGCTTGCGCGCCGCGCCATGGGGGGGTTTAAGGGGCGACCATGTCCGACACCACCCCGAAGCCGCCGCGCCGGCGCCGCTGGCTCCGCGCCGGCGCCGTCCTCGGCGCGCTCCTGGTCCTCTACACCGCCTTCGGCTTCCTCGCCGCGCCGTCGCTCGTCCGGCGGATCGCGGTGAAGCAGGCGTCGGCAGCGCTCCACCGGCCGGTGGAGATAAACCGCGTGCGGGTCAACCCGCTCGCGCTCTCGGTCACGGTGGAAGGGCTGCGGGTGAAGCACGCGGACGGCGCGCCGTTCGCGGCATGGGACTCGCTCCACGTCCGGCTCGCCCCGCTCCGCCTGCTCGCCGGCGATCTCGGCTTCGCCGAGATCCGCCTGGTGCGCCCGGCGCTGCACGTCGGCCTCGACCCGCGCGGCGCGCTCACCTTCGAGGACCTGCTGGCCGGCGACCCGGAGGCGGCGGAGCCGGGCGCCCCCGCGGCCCCGGAGAAGGAGGGTCGGCTGGGGCTCTCCATCGGGCGGCTCGCCGTGGAGGAGGCGCGGGTGGTCTTCCGCGACGCCACCCGCAAGCCGGCGTTCGAGACCACCCTCGGCCCGCTCACCGTCCGCCTGGAGTCCTTCCGGACCCGCGGCGGCGGCGACAGCCCCTACTCGTTCGCCGGCACGACCGAGTCGGGCGAGACGTTCCGCTGGACCGGCACGGTCCGCAGCGCGCCGCTCCGCTCCTCGGGCACGCTCGCGTTCGAGCGGATCCAGCTGCCCAAGTACGCGCCCTACATCCACGACCAGGCGCCGGTGGACCTCGCCGAGGGCGTGCTCGACCTCGAGACCGGCTACGAGCTGGCCTGGGGCGCGGACGCCCGCGTGCTGCGCACCTCCGGCGGCAAGCTGACCGTGGAGCGCCTCGCGCTCGCGCCGCGCGGCGAGAGGGACGCGCCGGTGCGGCTGCCGCGGGTGGAGGTCTCCGGGATCCGGGTGGACGCGCTCGCGAAGGAGGCGTCGGTCGCGACGGTCGCGATCCGCGGCGGAGCGGTGCGGGCCCGCCTGGAGGAGGACGGGAAGCTCGAGCTGGCGCGGATGGCGCCGCCGCCCTCCCCTGCGTCGCCGGAGCCCTGGCGGTGGTCGGTGGGCGCGCTGGCGGTCTCCGGCCTGGCGGTGGACGTGGAGGATCGCTCGACGGCGCGCCCGGTGCGGCTCCCGCTCACCGACGTGGCGGTGACGCTGGAGGGGATCCGCCCCGGCCCGGAGACGGCCTGCCCGCTCACCGCCTCGCTCGCCTGGAACGGGCGCGGCCGGCTCGCGGTCAAGGGCGAGGTCCGCCCGTTCGGCGATCGGGGCACGCTCGCGCTCGAGGCGGAGGAGCTCGACGTCGTGCCGCTCGCGCCGTACCTCGACGCGTCGCTGGTGGCGCGGCTCACCGGCGGGCGCGCCGGCGCCAAGGCCACCATCGGCTACGAGCTCGGCGGCAAGGCGCCGCGCTGGACGTTCGCCGGCGACGTGCGGCTCGACGCGCTCGCGGTGGCGGAGGCGGGCAACGAGGACCTGCTCCGGTGGAGGGCGCTGGAGGTGACCGGCATCGACGCCGCCTCCACCCCGCCGCGCGCCACGGTGCGCCGGGTGCGGCTCCTCGAGCCGAGGGTCAAGGCCTACGTCTGGGAGGACGGCGCCACCAGCGTGGCGCGCGCGCTCCCCCCGGCCCCGGCGGCGCCCGCGCCCGCCGGCCCGGCCTGGCGGACCGCCATCGGCAGCGTCGAGGTGGTGGGCGGGCGGGTCGCGCTGGTGGACCGCTCGGTCACGCCGGCGGCGGTGGTCAACCTCACCGGCGCGCAGGCCACGGTGACGCGCCTGTCCTCGGATCCGAAGGTCCGGTCGAGCGTGGACGTGCGGCTCCAGGTGGAGGGCGCCTCGCCGGTGCGCGTCACCGGCACGCTCAACCCGCTGCAGCAGGACGCGTACACGGAGCTGGTGGTCGCGTCCGAGGGCGTGGACCTCTCGCCGCTCGGCCCGTACGCCGGCAAGTTCCTCGGCTACGGGCTGCAGAAGGGGAAGCTCGACCTCGATCTCAAGTACACCGTGGTGAACCGCGCGCTCACCTCCACCAACGTGGTCCGCGTGAACCAGCTCACCCTGGGCGAGAAGACCGACAGCCCGGACGCGACCAAGGTCCCGGTGCGGCTGGCGCTGGCGCTCCTGCAGGATCGCGAGGGCGTGATCCTGCTCGACGTGCCGGTGGAGGGGAACCTCGACGACCCCGAGTTCCGCCTCGGCAAGGTGATCTGGCGCACCATCCTGAACGTGCTCGTGAAGGTGGCCACCTCGCCGTTCACCGCGCTCTCGTCGCTGGTGGGCGGGGACCAGGCCGACCTGTCGCTGGTGGAGTTCGCCCCGGGCACCGCCGAGCCGCTGCCGGCCGCGAAGGAGCGGATCGCGCTGCTGGCGCGGTCGCTCGGGCAGCGGCCCGCGCTCGGCCTCGAGCTGGAGGGCTCCGCCGACGCGACGCAGGACGGCCCCGCGCTGCGGCGCGCCGCGCTGGAGCGCGCGCTCCGCCGGGCCAAGGCCGAGACGCTCCGCTCGGCCCCGGCGAGCCTGGACGAGGTCACGCTCGGCGCCGAGGAGCGCGCGCGCCTCGTGAAGGCCGCGTACCACGCGGCGTTCCCCGCCCCGCCGACCGCGACGAAGGGCGAGGCCGCGCCGGCGCCCACGCCGCAGGAGATGGAGGAGCGGCTCGCGGCGGCCGCCCAGGTGCCGGAGGACGCGTACCGGGCGCTCGCGGCCGAGCGGGCGCAGCGCGCGCGGGAGGCGCTCGTCGCCGCCGGCCTGGACCAGGCGCGGCTGTTCCTCGCGCAGGGCGGCGAGCGGGCCCGGAAGGAAGCCGGCGCGCGCGTCTACTTCAGCGTGCGCTGATCCCGGCCCGCGGGACGCTACAGCTCGACCGCCCAGTCCGCGGCGCGCGGGGCGACGCCGCCCTGGATCACCCAGGAGACCTGGAACGCCCAGCCGGCCTCGCGCACCGGGCCGCTCGCGTCGGCGGTGGCGTGGCGGAGGTGGCGGCTCACGTCCACCGCCACCGCGTGGGCGCCGAGGACGCGCAGCGACCCGCGCGCGCCCAGCTCGGCGATGCGCTCGTCGCCGGCCACCTCGCCCTCGCCGAAGATCAGGTACTGGCGCGCGACCACGCCCAGGCGGGCGCGCGTCCCGGCCACGAGGTCGAGCCCCGCCAGCCCCTGCGCGCCGGGGCCGATCCGGTAGTCGCGGCCCTTGCCGTCGTCGCCGCGGTCCACCGTGCCGGCCGCGCCGAGGATCACGGCCGCGCCGACGAGGTCGCCCTCCAGCGCGAGGCCGCCGCCCAGGTCGGCGCGCGCGCTCGCGCCCGCCCCGAGCGCGCTGGTGGAGACGCGGAAGCGCTGCGGCGTGTCGAAGTCGAACAGCAGGAACAGGCCGTACAGCCCGCGCGCCGGCGCCGCCTCGAAGCTGCGGCCGGCGAGCAGGCCGCGCGCCCGCACGGTGGCGTCCGGGTCGCGCGCGAAGCCGTAGCGGGCCTCCAGCACGAAGTGGTCGAACGGCTTCTCGAGCGCGAGGTCGGGATCTCCGGGCAGCCCCCAGGCGAAGTCGAGCCCGACGCCGCCGCCCCAGGTGCCGCGGTCGCCGGTGGCGTCGCCGGTCGCGCCGCCCATGGCGAGCGCCCAGCGCGACGAGGAGGCGCGCTCCGGGCGCGTCGTCCCGAGCAGGCGCCGGTTCACCGCGCCCATGGGCGAGAGCACCGCCGCGGCCATCCCGTTCCAGGTGCCGCCCTCCGCGCGCAGCGCGTCGGAGAAGCGGCCCAGGATCTCGCCGAGCACCATGCCGGCCACCGTGGTCGTGACCTGGTCGTTGCGCGAGGGCCGCTCGGTCTCGCCGGCGATCTCCCACAGCCCGCTCGCCGCGAACGCGTACGCCGACGAGACCCAGAAGCCCTGGCCGGCCGAGCGCGCCGCCGAGAAGGCCCAGGTGCCCTGGTACGGGTGGCCGAACTGGTTCACCCAGAACTGGTCGTCGTCGAGCACCCAGCGGCTGCGCAGGTTGCGGCCGATCGAGTCGCCGGAGATGTCCGCCCACGGGGCCTCGCCCACCCAGCGGTTCCAGCCCATCATCGCGAGGTTCACCGAGAGCGACTCGACCGCCGGCACCGTCCAGCGCGAGGCCGAGCCGCGGCGCGCGAGCGGGTCGTGCCAGGAGTCCTCGGGCAGCGTGCCCACGCCGGGCCCGTCCTCCCGCGGCGGGATGCGCAGGTCGGGGAGCGCGGGCGCGAAGCCCTCGCGCGCCGGTGCCGCCCCGGCCATCCCCGCCACCCCGGCCGCCGCGACACCGCGGGCTCGCCCGGGCGCCGGCGGGGACGGCTTCAGCCCCGCCGCCCGGCCCTGCACGGCCGGCGGCGCGGCCGCGGACGCCTCCGCCGCCGCGGCGACGAGCGGGGCGGCCAGGCAGGCGAGGGTGGCGAGGACGGCGGCGACGCTGTGGCGGCGGCTCTGCACGCCCGCGCCATGTGCAAGCGGGCTGCCGCGCGCAAAGCCGCGTGATCCCTGCGCTGTCGCCCGGAGATGTCGGAATTCCACCAGCGCCCGTGATCACCCGTGTCGCCGCGCCGGCGGTCGCGCTTGCGCGCCATCAAGCGCGCGGCGGGGCCCTGCTCAGGCGAGCGGGGACTCGACGAAGTCGCCGCCGTGGAAGCGAAAGCGCCTCGCCTCGGTGACCTTCCCGCCCCGGACGCCGAACACCAGGTACTCCGCGCCCGGCAGCAGCGGCACGCCGTCGGCGAGCGCGTCGGCGCGGTCCTTGGCGGAGAAGGACGCGCCCACCTCGACGTGCGAGTGCCACACCGCCACCACCTCGCCGCCCTCGGCATCGAGCGCCTGGAGGAGCTGGAGGTGCGCGCGCGGGTCCATGAGGTAGCCGTCGCGGCTGGTCCGCGGGAAGCCGAGCGGATCGTGGGCGTGGTAGCGGTCGGCCGCGTTCGGGATGGGCTCGACCTCCAGCAGGCCGCGGCGCCGCACCACGAACCCGCACACCTCCCGCTCCGGGTCCGCCTCGCACAGCGCGGAGATGCGCGCGAGCAGCGGCGCACCGTAGGAGAGCTCGACGCTCACGGGGGGCCGCCGGCTAGTAGCGCGGGACGGTCGGGTCGATCTCCTCCGACCAGCGGAGGATCCCGCCCTCGAGGTTCCACACGCGCCGGAAGCCGGCCTCCTGGAGCTGGCGGACCGCCTTCGCGCTGCGCTGCCCGCTCCTGCAGTAGAGGACGAGGTCGCGCGCGCTGTCGAAGGTGCGGAGCGCCTCGGCGAACGTCGAGAGCGGCGCCAGGCGCGCGCCCTCGATGCGGCCGATCTCCCATTCGTGCGGCTCGCGCACGTCGATCAGGTCGAAGTCGTCCTGGCGCCGGCGGCGCGCGTCCAGCTCGCCGGCCGTGATGGTGGGGACGCCGTCCATCGCCTGCTCCGCCTCGCCCCCGCGGATCCCGCAGAACTGCTGGTAGTCGATGAGCGCCTGGAGCTCGTGCGTGCCGCAGGCGGGGCAGCGGGGGTCCTTCCGCAGCTTCACGGTGCGGAACTCCATGCCGAGCGCGTCCACCAGCAGGAGCCGCCCGACCAGCGGCTCGCCCACGCCGGTGATGAGCTTCACCGCCTCGGTCGCCTGGATGAGCCCGACCAGGCCCGGGAGGATC from Anaeromyxobacter dehalogenans 2CP-C includes:
- a CDS encoding Mov34/MPN/PAD-1 family protein, producing MSVELSYGAPLLARISALCEADPEREVCGFVVRRRGLLEVEPIPNAADRYHAHDPLGFPRTSRDGYLMDPRAHLQLLQALDAEGGEVVAVWHSHVEVGASFSAKDRADALADGVPLLPGAEYLVFGVRGGKVTEARRFRFHGGDFVESPLA
- a CDS encoding DUF748 domain-containing protein codes for the protein MSDTTPKPPRRRRWLRAGAVLGALLVLYTAFGFLAAPSLVRRIAVKQASAALHRPVEINRVRVNPLALSVTVEGLRVKHADGAPFAAWDSLHVRLAPLRLLAGDLGFAEIRLVRPALHVGLDPRGALTFEDLLAGDPEAAEPGAPAAPEKEGRLGLSIGRLAVEEARVVFRDATRKPAFETTLGPLTVRLESFRTRGGGDSPYSFAGTTESGETFRWTGTVRSAPLRSSGTLAFERIQLPKYAPYIHDQAPVDLAEGVLDLETGYELAWGADARVLRTSGGKLTVERLALAPRGERDAPVRLPRVEVSGIRVDALAKEASVATVAIRGGAVRARLEEDGKLELARMAPPPSPASPEPWRWSVGALAVSGLAVDVEDRSTARPVRLPLTDVAVTLEGIRPGPETACPLTASLAWNGRGRLAVKGEVRPFGDRGTLALEAEELDVVPLAPYLDASLVARLTGGRAGAKATIGYELGGKAPRWTFAGDVRLDALAVAEAGNEDLLRWRALEVTGIDAASTPPRATVRRVRLLEPRVKAYVWEDGATSVARALPPAPAAPAPAGPAWRTAIGSVEVVGGRVALVDRSVTPAAVVNLTGAQATVTRLSSDPKVRSSVDVRLQVEGASPVRVTGTLNPLQQDAYTELVVASEGVDLSPLGPYAGKFLGYGLQKGKLDLDLKYTVVNRALTSTNVVRVNQLTLGEKTDSPDATKVPVRLALALLQDREGVILLDVPVEGNLDDPEFRLGKVIWRTILNVLVKVATSPFTALSSLVGGDQADLSLVEFAPGTAEPLPAAKERIALLARSLGQRPALGLELEGSADATQDGPALRRAALERALRRAKAETLRSAPASLDEVTLGAEERARLVKAAYHAAFPAPPTATKGEAAPAPTPQEMEERLAAAAQVPEDAYRALAAERAQRAREALVAAGLDQARLFLAQGGERARKEAGARVYFSVR
- a CDS encoding DUF3943 domain-containing protein, with translation MQSRRHSVAAVLATLACLAAPLVAAAAEASAAAPPAVQGRAAGLKPSPPAPGRARGVAAAGVAGMAGAAPAREGFAPALPDLRIPPREDGPGVGTLPEDSWHDPLARRGSASRWTVPAVESLSVNLAMMGWNRWVGEAPWADISGDSIGRNLRSRWVLDDDQFWVNQFGHPYQGTWAFSAARSAGQGFWVSSAYAFAASGLWEIAGETERPSRNDQVTTTVAGMVLGEILGRFSDALRAEGGTWNGMAAAVLSPMGAVNRRLLGTTRPERASSSRWALAMGGATGDATGDRGTWGGGVGLDFAWGLPGDPDLALEKPFDHFVLEARYGFARDPDATVRARGLLAGRSFEAAPARGLYGLFLLFDFDTPQRFRVSTSALGAGASARADLGGGLALEGDLVGAAVILGAAGTVDRGDDGKGRDYRIGPGAQGLAGLDLVAGTRARLGVVARQYLIFGEGEVAGDERIAELGARGSLRVLGAHAVAVDVSRHLRHATADASGPVREAGWAFQVSWVIQGGVAPRAADWAVEL